One Plasmodium coatneyi strain Hackeri chromosome 14, complete sequence genomic window carries:
- a CDS encoding Chromodomain protein, producing MTGSDEEFEIGDILDIKKKKNGFIYLVNWKGYSDDENTWEPESNLLHLTTFKKKMELLKSAYLSKVDATYNDGNLLKNHLSAPLSLQEEVSTTSIIKTKGRNPLISKKKGIKKGLMSKLEAKKMLSPHSDHSQKMSDEEYNESIKQEAIETPHDGTLLNVEDVYSVRIKNRKMEFLASLKNASPQWVEESNIRRTGHLNIKVNDFKKYIRRKKTSKGNRIVIKNLHNVGDELYISVIHNINNKEIHSLYPSKVIEYIYPQELLNFLLSRLRYRTA from the coding sequence ATGACTGGATCAGATGAAGAATTTGAAATAGGTGACATCCtagacataaaaaaaaagaaaaatggattcATTTACTTAGTGAATTGGAAGGGCTACTCAGACGATGAGAACACGTGGGAACCAGAAAGTAATTTACTgcacttaacaaccttcaagaaaaaaatggaactttTAAAGTCTGCTTATTTAAGCAAAGTCGATGCAACCTACAACGATGGTAATCTGTTAAAAAATCATCTATCGGCACCATTATCTTTGCAAGAAGAAGTTAGTACCACTAGTATCATCAAAACCAAAGGTAGAAACCCGctaatttcaaaaaaaaaaggtattaAAAAGGGCTTAATGAGCAAGTtggaagcgaaaaaaatgttatctCCACATTCGGAtcattcacaaaaaatgagTGACGAGGAATATAACGAATCAATCAAGCAAGAAGCCATCGAAACCCCTCACGATGGCACTTTGCTAAATGTAGAAGATGTATACAGCGTTCgaattaaaaatagaaagatGGAGTTCTTGGCTAGCTTGAAAAATGCCTCGCCACAGTGGGTAGAAGAGTCCAACATACGAAGAACAGGACATCTAAATATAAAAGTAaacgattttaaaaaatacatacgaaggaaaaaaacatccaaGGGAAATAGGATTGTTAtcaaaaatttgcacaacGTTGGGGACGAGTTGTACATTTCCGTTATACACAACATAAATAACAAAGAAATTCACAGTTTGTACCCTTCGAAAGTTATTGAATACATATACCCACAAgaacttttaaattttcttttgtcAAGACTTCGATATAGAACGGCCTAA
- a CDS encoding putative ribosome biogenesis protein (AK88_03153), with protein sequence MKNSQIERKKYSVHNLVKLINERNKQNVSNKQLAVGADGTTGIKASNGLDGETHNDFLEIENNGKVGRKNKTSVPAEDGESGGDYDIKDGNVDDHDECDDDNVPDDEGAVCTYGADATVAPPGSSEIKLFMFDYNECQNQKCSCKKLYRFKKIKKAPMNKKFKGIVLTPFCDKFFSVNDKATMEKFGLSVIDCSWKSLDLLKKCKFTNQRKLPYIIAVNSINYGKPYKLSCLESLAFCLYVCGYNKQCTDILNIYKWSSSFVNLNGELLDMYKLCNTHEEVKKVEDEFINNSLKEKEKRKEIDHYKVIYEDGYL encoded by the coding sequence atgaagaactcccagattgaaagaaaaaagtattcaGTTCACAATTTGGTAAAACTGATTAATGAGAGGAATAAACAGAACGTAAGTAATAAGCAGCTGGCTGTAGGAGCGGACGGTACGACAGGTATCAAGGCAAGCAACGGTCTGGATGGAGAAACGCACAATGACTTTTTAGAAATTGAGAATAATGGGAAGGtgggaagaaagaacaaaactaGCGTTCCCGCTGAAGATGGAGAAAGCGGCGGAGATTATGACATAAAAGACGGGAACGTTGACGATCACGACGAATGTGACGATGACAACGTACCCGATGACGAAGGCGCTGTCTGTACGTACGGGGCGGACGCGACGGTGGCCCCCCCCGGAAGCAGCGAAATAAAGCTGTTCATGTTTGATTACAACGAATGCCAAAACCAAAAGTGCTCCTGTAAGAAGTTATAccgatttaaaaaaataaaaaaggctCCCATGAATAAAAAGTTTAAAGGAATCGTATTAACGCCATTCTGCGATAAATTCTTTTCCGTAAATGATAAAGCCACTATGGAGAAATTTGGCCTGTCCGTAATTGACTGTTCTTGGAAATCGCTGGACttattgaaaaaatgcaagtTCACAAACCAGAGGAAATTACCATATATCATTGCAGTTAACAGTATAAATTATGGAAAGCCATACAAGCTCTCCTGCTTGGAATCCTTGGCATTCTGCTTATATGTCTGTGGGTACAACAAACAATGTACCGATATTCTCAACATTTACAAATGGAGCTCAAGTTTTGTAAATCTGAATGGAGAGTTGCTTGATATGTACAAATTATGCAACACCCATGAGGAGGTGAAGAA